The Meiothermus ruber DSM 1279 genome includes the window CGGCGGGCTCAAAGTCGAACATGCGTCCACCGAACTGCTGCACCGTGCGCAGGGCCGCGCCGTAGGCCACCCCGTTGAAGGTAGGATCGGTTTTGGCCCCTTCACTGAAGACCATCGCCACATTGCCCAGCGGCTGGGCCAGGGCCAGCCCCAGTGTCGCCAGCAAAAGGATGAGCAACTTTTTCATGGGGGGACAATAGCACAAAGCCCCTCAGGGCGACAACTGAGCCCCCTCCCATCGCAAAAGCCACTCCTTCACGCCCTCCCGCCCGGCAAAACCCCCCAGCCGCCCATCGGCATGAATCACGCGCTGGGCCGGAACCACCAGGAAGAACGGACAGGCCCGCATGGCGGCCCCCACCGCCCGGGGCGTGAGGCCGCACAGGCGCCCCATCTGGGCGTAGCTGCGGGTCTGGCCGGGGGGAATGCGCCGCACCTCCTCGTAAAGGGCTATTCGCCGGGCCTCGAGGCCGCTGTAGTCGAGGGGCACCTGCAAAAAGGTTTCACCCTTACCGGCAAAGTAGGCCTCCACCCGCCGGGCCAGGTCGTTGAGCAGGGCGTTGGGACGTTCGGGAAAGCCCTCCCCCAAGACCAGCAGCTCCACCGATAGCAACCCCTGGGGGCTGGCTTTGGCGTAGAGTGGACCCACCGGGGTGGGTATGAGCAGGCTGTGCATGGCCTAGCTCGAGGTGCGTGCAGCCTTGGCTGGCTTGGCGGCCTCCCTGGCCAGGGCGCCTTCCAGCATCAGGTCGAGGAACTTGTTCATCTCATCCTTAAGCTGCCGCCCCGGGGTATAAGCCGCCCAGCGCAACGCCGAGAGCAGGTACACATCGGCAATGGAGCGGGAGATGCGCTCGAGCGACATATCCTGCCGCAACCGACCCTGGGTTCTTAGCGGGTGCAGAATTTCGGCAATCAGGTCGCCCAGGGGCAGAGCTTCAAAAGCAGCCTTGGCACGCTGGGGATCGGGGTTCAGCAGCTCGTAAGCTAGAGGGGAGAGTAGCACGCGTTCACGCTCACTAACCTCGGCCAGGCGGTTCCATAAGCGGCGCAGCACCTCGAGGGGAGGCTCACCTTGAGCCAGCTCGGACAGGGCTTGTTCCCGTAGTTCGTTCAGTAGCTGGGCACCGAAGTCGAGTAGAACCGCCTCCTTATAGGAATAATAGTTGAAAAAAGTGCCCCTTGAAACGTGCGAAGCTTTAGCAATGTCGGTGGCTGTGGTCTGATGAAAGCCTTTCTCACGGAATAGGTTGATGGCAGTGCGGAAAATGCGGTCTCGGCGACGCTGTTTTTGCCTTTCCCGAAGGGTAAGCATGAAGAGATTGTACCCGAGTCCAATAAATTGCGCTAGTCGGCCTGGGCTGGGAATATCTCTTGTCAAGGCATATGGTCAAGTTTGGTGGATTGGTTACAAACAACCTTCCGTTGTACAGTAGACATCTGCTATGCGTCGTGGTTCCAGGTTCAATTCGCTTTGGGCTATGTGGGGCTTATTTCGTCCCAGAGGCCGCTACCGAGGCCGGCGCGGCGGCGATCGGCCGTGGCTCTTTCTGCTGCTCCTGGCCGTGGTGGGTTATCTGGTTTGGGAGGCCTACCTTCGCCCGATTCCATCGGTGTACAGATCGGCCGGTGGCCTCGAGCTGTATTTTGCCCCCGAGCAGGGCCCTACCGCCAAGAATCGCCTGGTGGGCCTGATCAACGCAGCCCAGAACCAGGTTGAGGTGGCCGCCCTCGAGCTCGAAGACCGCGAGATAGGGCAGGCCCTCATACGTGCAGCCGCCCGCGGGGTGCGGGTGCGAATGCTCAACGACTCCGACTACCGCCGCGAGACCCGCGAGAGCCTGGGCGTGCGCAGCAACAACCAGGCCCGCTGCGAAACCTTACAGCGCGTGCAGGTTTGCTACGACAGCCGCACCAGCGCCCTCATGCACCACA containing:
- a CDS encoding TetR/AcrR family transcriptional regulator — its product is MLTLRERQKQRRRDRIFRTAINLFREKGFHQTTATDIAKASHVSRGTFFNYYSYKEAVLLDFGAQLLNELREQALSELAQGEPPLEVLRRLWNRLAEVSERERVLLSPLAYELLNPDPQRAKAAFEALPLGDLIAEILHPLRTQGRLRQDMSLERISRSIADVYLLSALRWAAYTPGRQLKDEMNKFLDLMLEGALAREAAKPAKAARTSS
- a CDS encoding methylated-DNA--[protein]-cysteine S-methyltransferase translates to MHSLLIPTPVGPLYAKASPQGLLSVELLVLGEGFPERPNALLNDLARRVEAYFAGKGETFLQVPLDYSGLEARRIALYEEVRRIPPGQTRSYAQMGRLCGLTPRAVGAAMRACPFFLVVPAQRVIHADGRLGGFAGREGVKEWLLRWEGAQLSP